The following are encoded together in the Bacillus cereus group sp. RP43 genome:
- a CDS encoding sugar ABC transporter permease — MQIKLSKAVFFLLPVGIPLILFWIIPNFISLGISFTDWDFMTNDFNFVGLENYFNLFTQDSFMQALLNTFYFGIGTVIPTIALGLGFALFFRKKFKGSALYQLMIFSPWVTPTIAVSIVWSLLYEPQFGVINKVLNFFGIPGLDWLQSSQTAMLAVIIMTVWKLVGWTMIFYIGALEKVPDSLYEAASIDGANSWQKFRYVTLPMVSSTTFFLVVVNTISSVQAYDQIKILTQGGPSGSTRTLLYLFFQQGFEQFDMGSATAIAFIILIITIFLSVINKIIGDKWVNY, encoded by the coding sequence ATGCAAATAAAACTATCAAAAGCTGTGTTCTTTTTACTACCAGTTGGAATACCTCTAATCTTGTTTTGGATTATTCCGAATTTCATTAGTTTAGGTATTAGTTTTACTGATTGGGATTTTATGACGAATGATTTTAACTTTGTTGGTTTAGAAAACTATTTTAATTTATTTACACAAGATTCTTTTATGCAAGCATTGCTCAATACGTTTTATTTCGGAATTGGAACAGTCATTCCAACAATTGCATTGGGCTTAGGTTTCGCATTATTCTTCCGAAAAAAATTTAAAGGTTCCGCATTGTACCAATTAATGATTTTTTCACCTTGGGTAACGCCAACAATAGCTGTATCCATTGTGTGGTCACTTTTATATGAACCTCAATTTGGAGTTATTAATAAAGTGCTAAACTTTTTCGGGATACCAGGTTTGGACTGGCTTCAAAGTAGTCAAACAGCGATGTTAGCAGTCATTATTATGACGGTTTGGAAATTAGTTGGTTGGACAATGATCTTCTATATCGGTGCATTAGAAAAAGTTCCAGATAGTTTATATGAAGCAGCTAGTATTGATGGGGCAAATTCATGGCAGAAATTCCGATATGTAACACTGCCGATGGTTTCATCAACAACTTTCTTCTTAGTTGTCGTCAATACAATTTCTTCGGTGCAGGCTTACGATCAAATAAAGATTTTAACACAAGGTGGGCCTAGTGGTTCGACGCGTACGTTACTGTATTTATTCTTCCAACAAGGGTTTGAACAGTTTGATATGGGATCTGCAACAGCAATCGCATTTATCATACTAATTATTACAATTTTCCTATCTGTTATTAACAAA